Proteins from a single region of Deinococcus malanensis:
- a CDS encoding response regulator, with translation MTIPSTVRVLLVDDHAVVRQGLKLFLGLDPNIEVVGEAANGEEALQEAGRLHPDVVVMDLMMPVMDGIAATRQLRRSFPDTEVIALTSTLEEHKVNGAIEAGAISYMLKDASSDTLADAIHAAARGEVRLHPEAARRLVRDFRSPDMRESLTPKETIVLQLIARGCSNRDIAQDQGVSEATVKTHVSRLLSKLGLESRTQAALYALRHGIATLDEA, from the coding sequence ATGACCATTCCCTCAACCGTCCGTGTGCTGCTGGTGGACGACCACGCCGTGGTGCGCCAGGGCCTGAAACTTTTCCTGGGCCTCGACCCCAACATCGAGGTGGTGGGGGAGGCCGCCAACGGCGAGGAGGCCCTGCAGGAAGCCGGGCGCCTGCATCCGGACGTGGTTGTAATGGACCTGATGATGCCGGTGATGGACGGTATTGCCGCCACCCGGCAGCTACGCCGCTCCTTCCCGGACACCGAGGTCATTGCGCTGACCAGCACCCTGGAGGAGCACAAGGTCAACGGGGCCATCGAGGCCGGCGCCATCAGCTACATGCTCAAGGACGCGTCGAGCGACACGCTGGCCGACGCCATTCATGCCGCAGCCCGTGGAGAGGTCCGCCTGCACCCCGAAGCGGCCCGGCGGCTGGTGCGGGATTTCCGCAGTCCCGATATGCGTGAGAGCCTGACGCCCAAGGAGACCATCGTGCTCCAGCTGATCGCCCGGGGCTGCAGCAACCGCGACATTGCACAGGACCAGGGCGTCAGCGAGGCGACGGTCAAGACCCATGTCAGCCGGCTGCTGAGCAAGCTGGGCCTGGAGAGCCGCACGCAGGCTGCGCTGTATGCATTGCGCCACGGCATTGCCACACTGGACGAGGCCTGA